The proteins below are encoded in one region of Equus przewalskii isolate Varuska chromosome 1, EquPr2, whole genome shotgun sequence:
- the SUPV3L1 gene encoding ATP-dependent RNA helicase SUPV3L1, mitochondrial isoform X2, with protein MCSVTTPYEVAVIDEIQMIKDPARGWAWTRALLGLCAEEVHLCGESAAIDLVTELMYTTGEEVEVRTYKRLTPITVLDHALESLDNLRPGDCIVCFSKNDIYSVSRQIEIRGLESAVIYGSLPPGTKLAQAKKFNDPDDPCKILVATDAIGMGLNLSIRRIIFYSLIKPSINEKGEKEIEPITTSQALQIAGRAGRFSSKFKEGEVTTMNREDLNLLREILNRPVDPIRAAGLHPTAEQIEMFAYHLPDTTLSNLIDIFVDFSQVDGQYFVCNMDDFKFSAELIQHIPLSLRVRYVFCTAPINKKQPFVCSSLLQFARQFSRNEPLTFSWLRRYIKWPLLPPKNIKDLMDLEAVHDVLDLYLWLSYRFIDMFPDASFVRDLQKELDGIIQDGVHNITKLIKISETHKLLNLESLSTESQSRLSGALKSQARRTRSTKTSGSKAAEPPGPHAGEKSLASRLVQQGLLTADMLKQLEKEWLTQRTEHGKEITESGTYSKGTRRKKKEPDSD; from the exons ATGTGTAGCGTTACAACTCCTT atgaagTAGCTGTGATTGATGAAATTCAAATGATTAAAGATCCAGCCAGAGGATGGGCCTGGACCAGAGCACTTCTAG GACTCTGTGCTGAAGAAGTCCACTTGTGTGGAGAATCTGCTGCTATTGACCTGGTTACTGAGCTTATGTACACAACTGGGGAGGAAGTGGAG GTTCGAACCTATAAGAGGCTTACCCCCATTACTGTGCTGGACCATGCGCTAGAATCTTTAGACAACCTTCGACCTGGGGACTGCATTGTCTGTTTTAGCAAGAATGATATTTATTCTGTGAGTCGGCAGATTGAAATTCGGGGATTGGAATCAGCTGTTATATATGGCAGCCTCCCACCTG GGACCAaacttgctcaagcaaaaaagtTTAATGATCCTGATGATCCATGCAAAATCCTGGTTGCTACAGATGCAATTGGCATGGGACTTAATTT gaGCAtaagaagaattattttttactCCCTTATAAAGCCCAGTATCaatgaaaagggagagaaagaaatagaaccaATCACCACCTCTCAAGCTTTGCAGATTGCTGGCAGAGCTGGTAGATTCAGTTCGAAATTTAAAGAAGGAGAGGTTACAACAATGAATCGAGAAGACCTCAATTTATTAAGGGAAATTTTGAATAGGCCTGTGGATCCTATAAGG gCAGCTGGTCTTCATCCAACTGCTGAACAGATTGAAATGTTTGCCTACCATCTCCCTGACACAACGCTTTCTAATCTCATT GATATTTTTGTAGACTTTTCACAAGTTGATGGGCAGTATTTTGTCTGCAATATggatgattttaaattttctgcagAATTAATCCAGCACATTCCATTAAGTCTGCGAGTGCGGTATGTTTTCTGCACAGCCCCTATCAACAAGAAGCAGCCTTTTGTCTGCTCGTCATTATTACAG tTTGCCAGGCAGTTTAGCAGGAATGAGCCCCTGACCTTCTCTTGGTTGCGCCGGTATATTAAATGGCCATTACTTCCACCTAAGAATATTAAAGACCTCATGGATCTTGAAGCTGTCCATGATGTCTTGGATCTTTACCTGTGGCTGAG CTACCGATTTATAGATATGTTTCCAGATGCCAGCTTTGTTCGAGACCTCCAGAAAGAGCTAGATGGCATTATCCAAGATGGTGTGCACAACATCACCAAACTGATTAAAATTTCAGAGACACATAAGCTGTTGAATTTGGAGAGCTTGTCAACAGAGAGCCAGTCCCGTTTGTCAGGCGCCTTAAAGAGTCAAGCTAGAAGAACACGCAGTACCAAAACTTCCGGGAGTAAAGCTGCTGAGCCACCCGGCCCCCATGCAGGAGAGAAGTCCCTTGCTTCCAGATTGGTTCAGCAAGGACTCCTCACTGCAGACATGCTGAAACAGCTAGAAAAAGAGTGGTTGACACAACGAACTGAGCATGGCAAAGAAATAACGGAATCTGGGACTTACTCAAAAGggacaagaagaaagaagaaggaaccTGATTCAGAttag